A window of the Rhea pennata isolate bPtePen1 chromosome 19, bPtePen1.pri, whole genome shotgun sequence genome harbors these coding sequences:
- the LOC134149154 gene encoding myosin heavy chain, skeletal muscle, adult-like isoform X4 — translation MASPDSEMAAFGEAAPYLRKSEKERIEAQNKPFDAKSSVFVVHPKESFVKGTIQSREGGKVTVKSEAGETLTVKEDQVFSMNPPKYDKVEDMAMMTHLHEPAVLYNLKERYAAWMIYTYSGLFCVTVNPYKWLPVYNPEVVLAYRGKKRQEAPPHIFSISDNAYQFMLNDRENQSILITGESGAGKTVNTKRVIQYFATIAASGEKKKEEQAGKMQGTLEDQIISANPLLEAFGNAKTVRNDNSSRFGKFIRIHFGATGKLASADIETYLLEKSRVTFQLKAERSYHIFYQITSNKKPELIDMLLITTNPYDYHYVSQGEVTVPSIDDQEELMATDSAIDILGFTPDEKTAIYKLTGAVMHYGNLKFKQKQREEQAEPDGTEVADKAAYLMGLNSADMLKAMCYPRVKVGNEFVTKGQTVEQVHNAVGALAKAVYEKMFLWMVVRINQQLDTKQPRQYFIGVLDIAGFEIFDFNSFEQLCINFTNEKLQQFFNHHMFVLEQEEYKKEGIEWTFIDFGMDLAACIELIEKPMGIFSILEEECMFPKATDMSFKNKLYDQHLGKSSNFQKPKPVKGKAEAHFSLIHYAGTVDYNITGWLEKNKDPLNETVIGLYQKSSVKTLALLFANYGGADAGNSGGKKGGKKKGSSFQTVSALFRENLNKLMTNLRSTHPHFVRCIIPNETKTPGAMEHELVLHQLRCNGVLEGIRICRKGFPSRVLYADFKQRYRVLNVSAIPEGQFMDSKKASEKLLGSIDVDHTQYKFGHTKVFFKAGLIGLLEEMRDEKLAEIMTMTQARCRGFLMRVEYQRMVERRESIFCIQYNVRAFMNVKHWSWMKLFFKIKPLLKSAESEKEMANMKQEFEKTKEELAKSESKRKELEEKMVTLLQEKNDLQLQVQAEADSLADAEERCDQLIKTKIQLEAKIKEVTERAEDEEEINAELTAKKRKLEDECSELKKDIDDLELTLAKVEKEKHATENKVKNLTEEMAALDENIAKLTKEKKALQEAHQQTLDDLQAEEDKVNTLTKAKTKLEQQVDDLEGSLEQEKKLRMDLERAKRKLEGDLKLAQDTIMDLENDKQQLDEKLKKKDFEISQIQSKIEDEQVLGMQLQKKIKELQARIEELEEEIEAERTSRAKAEKHRADLSRELEEISERLEEAGGATAAQIEVNKKREAEFQKMRRDLEEATLQHEATAAALRKKHADSTAELGEQIDNLQRIKQKLEKEKSELKLEIDDLASNMESVSKAKANLEKMCRTLEDQLSEIKSKEEQNQRMINDLNTQRARLQTETGEYSRQIEEKDALISQLSRGKQGFTQQIEELKRHLEEEIKAKNALAHALQSARHDCDLLREQYEEEQEAKGELQRTLSKANSEVAQWRTKYETDAIQRTEELEEAKKKLAQRLQEAEEHVEAVNAKCASLEKTKQRLQNEVEDLMIDVERSNAACAALDKKQKNFDKILAEWKQKYEETQAELEASQKESRSLSTELFKMKNAYEESLDQLETLKRENKNLQQEIGDLTEQIAEGGKAIHELEKVKKQIEQEKSEIQAALEEAEASLEHEEGKILRLQLELNQVKSEIDRKIAEKDEEIEQLKRNHLRVVESMQSSLDAEIRSRNEALRLKKKMEGDLNEMEIQLSHANRVAAEAQKNLRNTQAVLKDTQIHLDDALRTQEDLKEQVAMVERRANLLQAEVEELRAALEQTERSRKVAEQELLDATERVQLLHTQNTSLINSKKKLETDIMQIQGEMEETIQEARNAEEKAKKAITDAAMMAEELKKEQDTSAHLERMKKNLDQTVKDLQHRLDEAEQLALKGGKKQIQKLEARVRELEGEVDAEQKRSAEAVKGVRKYERRVKELTYQSEEDRKNILRLQDLVDKLQMKVKSYKRQAEEAEELSNVNLSKFRKIQHELEEAEERADIAESQVNKLRVKSREFHSKKIEEEE, via the exons ATGGCAAGTCCAGACTCTGAAATGGCCGCCTTCGGGGAGGCGGCTCCCTACCTCCGAAagtcagaaaaagagagaatcgAGGCCCAGAACAAGCCTTTTGATGCCAAATCATCAGTCTTTGTGGTACATCCTAAGGAGTCCTTTGTGAAAGGGACAATccagagcagggaaggagggaaggtCACTGTCAAGAGTGAAGCAGGAGAA ACTCTGACTGTGAAGGAAGATCAAGTCTTTTCCATGAACCCTCCAAAGTATGACAAAGTCGAGGACATGGCCATGATGACCCACCTCCATGAACCTGCTGTGCTGTATAACCTCAAAGAGCGTTATGCAGCCTGGATGATCTAC ACCTACTCGGGTCTCTTCTGTGTCACTGTCAACCCCTACAAGTGGCTGCCAGTGTACAACCCGGAGGTGGTGTTGGCCTACCGAGGCAAAAAGCGCCAGGAGGCCCCTCCCCACATCTTCTCCATCTCTGACAATGCCTATCAGTTCATGTTAAATG ATCGTGAGAATCAGTCAATCCTCATCAC CGGAGAATCCGGTGCCGGGAAGACTGTGAACACAAAGCGTGTCATCCAGTACTTTGCAACAATTGCAGCTAGCggggagaagaagaaggaggagcAGGCGGGCAAAATGCAG GGAACGCTTGAGGATCAAATCATCAGCGCCAACCCCCTGCTGGAGGCCTTTGGAAATGCCAAGACCGTGAGGAATGACAACTCCTCACGCTTT GGCAAATTCATCAGAATCCACTTTGGGGCCACCGGGAAACTGGCTTCTGCTGACATTGAAACCT ACCTGCTGGAGAAGTCCAGAGTCACTTTCCAGCTCAAGGCAGAAAGGAGCTACCACATATTTTATCAGATCACCTCCAACAAGAAGCCAGAGTTAATTG ACATGCTCCTCATTACCACCAACCCATATGACTATCATTATGTGAGTCAAGGTGAGGTCACTGTACCTAGCATTGACGACCAGGAGGAGCTGATGGCTACAGAT AGTGCCATTGACATCCTGGGCTTCACTCCTGATGAAAAGACCGCCATTTACAAGCTGACGGGTGCTGTCATGCACTACGGGAACTTGAAGTTCAAGCAGAAACAACgagaggagcaggcagagccagATGGCACAGAAG TTGCTGACAAGGCTGCATACTTGATGGGTCTGAACTCAGCTGACATGCTCAAAGCCATGTGTTACCCCCGAGTCAAGGTTGGAAATGAATTTGTGACGAAGGGTCAAACAGTGGAACAG GTGCACAATGCTGTAGGTGCTCTTGCAAAAGCTGTCTATGAGAAGATGTTCTTGTGGATGGTCGTCCGCATCAACCAACAGCTGGATACCAAACAACCAAGACAGTACTTCATTGGTGTCCTGGACATTGCCGGCTTTGAGATTTTTGAT TTCAATAGCTTCGAGCAGCTCTGCATCAACTTCACCAATGAGAAACTGCAACAGTTTTTCAACCACCACATGTTcgtgctggagcaggaggagtACAAGAAGGAAGGAATCGAATGGACATTCATTGACTTTGGGATGGACCTGGCTGCCTGCATTGAGCTTATTGAGAAG CCCATGGGCATCTTCTCCATCCTGGAAGAGGAGTGCATGTTCCCCAAGGCAACTGACATGTCTTTCAAAAACAAGCTCTATGACCAGCATCTGGGCAAGTCCAGCAACTTCCAGAAGCCCAAGCCTGTCAAAGGCAAGGCTGAGGCCCACTTCTCCCTCATACACTATGCTGGCACAGTGGACTACAACATCACTGGTTGGCTTGAGAAGAACAAGGACCCTCTGAACGAAACCGTCATTGGGCTGTACCAGAAATCATCTGTGAAGACACTGGCCTTACTCTTTGCCAACTATGGTGGAGCTGATGCAG gaaaca GTGGTGGCAAAAAGGGTGGCAAGAAGAAGGGTTCTTCTTTCCAAACTGTCTCAGCTCTTTTCCGG GAGAACCTAAACAAGCTGATGACAAATCTGCGAAGCACTCACCCCCATTTTGTGCGCTGCATCAtcccaaatgaaacaaaaacacctG GTGCCATGGAACATGAGCTGGTGCTGCACCAGCTGCGGTGCAATGGCGTGCTGGAAGGGATCAGAATTTGCAGGAAAGGATTCCCTAGCAGAGTCCTCTACGCAGACTTCAAACAGAG ATATAGGGTGCTAAATGTCAGTGCTATCCCAGAGGGACAATTCATGGATAGCAAGAAGGCTTCGGAGAAGCTTCTTGGGTCCATTGATGTGGACCACACTCAGTACAAATTTGGTCACACCAAG GTGTTCTTCAAAGCTGGGCTAATAGGTCTTCTGGAGGAGATGAGAGATGAGAAGCTAGCAGAGATTATGACCATGACACAAGCAAGGTGCAGGGGCTTCCTCATGCGAGTGGAGTATCAGAGAATGGTGGAGAGGAG GGAATCCATCTTCTGTATCCAATACAACGTTCGTGCATTCATGAATGTCAAGCACTGGTCCTGGATGAAGCTGTTCTTCAAAATCAAGCCCTTGCTGAAGAGTGCAGAGTCAGAGAAGGAGATGGCTAATATGAAACAGGAATTTGAGAAAACTAAGGAAGAGCTTGCAAAGTCTGAGTCAaagaggaaggagctggaggagaaaatGGTGACCTTgctacaggagaaaaatgacCTACAGCTCCAAGTGCAGGCT GAAGCAGATAGTTTGGCTGATGCTGAGGAAAGATGTGACCAACTCATCAAAACCAAAATCCAGCTGGAAGCCAAAATTAAGGAGGTGACTGAAAGGGCCGAGGACGAGGAGGAAATCAATGCTGAGCTGACAGCCAAGAAGAGGAAACTAGAGGACGAATGttcagagctgaagaaagatATAGACGACCTGGAGTTAACGCTGGCCAAAgttgagaaggaaaaacatgccACCGAAAACAAG GTGAAAAACCTCACTGAGGAGATGGCAGCCCTGGACGAGAACATTGCCAAGctgacaaaagagaagaaagcccTCCAAGAGGCCCACCAGCAGACTCTGGATGAcctgcaggcagaagaggaCAAAGTCAATACGCTGACCAAAGCCAAAACCAAGCTGGAGCAGCAAGTGGATGAT CTCGAAGGGTCCCTGGAGCAAGAGAAGAAACTGCGCATGGACCTTGAGAGAGCCAAGAGGAAACTCGAGGGTGACCTGAAACTCGCCCAGGATACTATAATGGATTTGGAAAATGATAAGCAGCAGCTGGATGAGAAACTGAAGAA GAAAGACTTTGAAATCAGCCAGATCCAGAGCAAAATTGAGGATGAGCAAGTTCTCGGCATGCAATTACAGAAGAAGATCAAGGAGCTGCAG GCCCGAATTGAGGAACTGGAGGAGGAAATTGAGGCCGAGCGGACCTCTCGGGCCAAAGCAGAGAAGCATCGGGCTGACCTCTccagggagctggaggagatCAGTGAGCGCCTGGAAGAAGCAGGGGGAGCTACAGCAGCTCAGATTGAGGTGAACAAGAAGCGTGAGGCAGAATTTCAGAAGATGCGTCGGGACCTGGAGGAGGCCACTCTGCAGCATGAAgccacagctgctgccctgcgGAAGAAGCATGCGGACAGCACAGCCGAGCTTGGGGAGCAAATAGACAACCTTCAGCGCATCaagcagaagctggagaaggagaagagtgAGCTGAAGCTGGAGATTGACGACTTGGCCAGTAACATGGAGTCTGTCTCCAAAGCCAAG GCAAATCTGGAGAAGATGTGTCGGACTCTGGAAGACCAGCTGAGTGAGATTAAGTCAAAGGAGGAGCAGAATCAACGCATGATCAATGACCTCAATACACAAAGAGCTCGTCTACAAACAGAAACAG GTGAATATTCACGCCAGATAGAGGAAAAGGATGCATTGATTTCTCAGCTGTCCAGGGGCAAGCAGGGATTTACCCAACAGATTGAGGAACTGAAGAGACATctagaggaagaaataaag GCCAAGAACGCCCTGGCCCACGCCTTGCAATCTGCTCGCCATGACTGTGACCTGCTCCGAGAGCAATAtgaagaggagcaggaagccAAGGGTGAGCTGCAGCGCACCTTGTCCAAGGCCAACAGTGAAGTTGCCCAGTGGAGAACCAAATATGAGACAGACGCCATTCAGCGCACGGAGGAACTCGAGGAAGCCAA GAAGAAGCTGGCACAGCGcctgcaggaagcagaggagcacGTTGAAGCCGTGAATGCGAAATGTGCCTCCCTGGAAAAGACAAAGCAGCGGCTGCAGAATGAAGTGGAGGACCTGATGATAGATGTGGAGAGGTCAAATGCTGCTTGCGCAGCTCTGgacaagaagcagaagaattttGACAAG ATCCTGGCAGAGTGGAAGCAGAAGTATGAGGAAACGCAGGCTGAGCTGGAAGCCTCCCAGAAGGAGTCTCGCTCTCTCAGCACGGAGCTGTTTAAGATGAAGAATGCCTACGAGGAGTCCTTGGACCAGCTGGAAACGCTGAAGCGGGAGAACAAGAACTTGCAGC AGGAGATTGGTGACCTCACGGAGCAGATtgcagagggaggaaaggcCATTCATGAGCTGGAGAAAGTGAAGAAGCAGATTGAGCAGGAGAAATCTGAAATCCAGGCTGCTCTGGAGGAAGCTGAG GCCTCCCTAGAACATGAGGAGGGAAAGATCCTGCGCCTCCAGCTGGAGCTCAACCAGGTCAAGTCTGAGATTGACAGGAAGATAGcagaaaaagatgaggaaattgAGCAACTGAAGAGAAACCATCTCCGAGTTGTGGAGTCCATGCAGAGCAGCCTGGATGCAGAGATCAGGAGCAGGAATGAAGCCCTGAGGCTGAAGAAGAAGATGGAGGGAGACCTGAATGAAATGGAGATCCAACTGAGCCATGCCAACCGTGTGGCAGCAGAGGCGCAAAAGAACCTGAGAAACACACAGGCGGTGCTGAAG GATACCCAGATACACTTGGACGATGCTCTCAGGACGCAGGAGGACCTGAAGGAGCAGGTGGCCATGGTGGAGCGCAGAGCAAACCTGTTGCAGGCTGAAGTTGAGGAGCTACGGGCAGCCCTGGAGCAGACGGAGCGGTCGAGGAAAGTGGCcgagcaggagctgctggatgCAACGGAACGTGTGCAGCTCCTTCATACCCAG AACACCAGCTTGATCAACAGCAAGAAGAAGCTGGAAACAGACATCATGCAAATTCAGGGAGAAATGGAGGAGACGATTCAGGAAGCCCGCAATGCTGAAGAGAAGGCCAAGAAGGCCATCACAGAT GCGGCCATGAtggcagaagagctgaagaagGAGCAGGACACCAGTGCCCACCTGGAGAGGATGAAGAAGAACTTGGACCAGACAGTGAAGGACCTGCAGCACCGTCTGGATGAGGCTGAGCAGCTGGCACTGAAAGGAGGCAAGAAGCAAATCCAGAAGCTGGAGGCCAGG GTGAGAGAGCTGGAAGGGGAGGTTGATGCTGAGCAGAAGCGCAGCGCTGAAGCCGTGAAGGGTGTGCGCAAATACGAGAGGAGAGTGAAGGAGCTGACCTACCAG TCTGAGGAAGACCGGAAGAATATTCTCAGGCTCCAGGACCTGGTGGACAAGCTGCAAATGAAGGTGAAATCGTACAAGAGACAAGCTGAGGAGGCT GAGGAGCTGTCCAATGTCAACCTCTCCAAATTCCGCAAGATCCAGCACGAGCTGGAGGAAGCTGAGGAGCGGGCTGACATTGCAGAGTCGCAGGTCAACAAGCTCCGAGTCAAGAGCCGGGAGTTTCACAGCAAGAAGatagaagaggaagaatga